A genome region from Cucurbita pepo subsp. pepo cultivar mu-cu-16 chromosome LG02, ASM280686v2, whole genome shotgun sequence includes the following:
- the LOC111787691 gene encoding protein HAPLESS 2, producing MLNLSDAMGNVASSLASGLFLALNKVFGSPLDFLSGKSCSSVCGSTWDFICYIENFCVANLLKMGMVVILAYFVLLLLYLFHKIGIFGCIGRGLCRMIWTCLASYCHAWEYCCTFMCIKLASVKRTRRRHRRRDLEEELESEEEAKHRYGSSSDSSNNSEKIESRRRKRVSRKQRRSHRGSQTSKTLRPTFHGIRVRSGRVLVYSKHGSSKFVQKERKYRRGRQIRG from the exons ATGCTGAATCTATCCGACGCAATGGGTAATGTAGCCAGTTCATTGGCCTCTGGTTTGTTTTTGGCTCTTAACAAAGTATTTGGATCTCCACTTGATTTTCTCTCTGGAAAATCCTGCAG TTCAGTGTGTGGATCAACATGGGATTTCATATGCTACATAGAAAATTTCTGCGTTGCCAATTTGCTAAAGATGGGCATGGTCGTGATCCTTGCTTACTTTG TTCTTTTACTCCTCTATTTATTCCATAAAATTGGCATATTTGGATGCATCGGTCGGGGTCTCTGCAGAATGATATGGACATGTTTAGCTTCCTACTGCCATGCATGGGAGTACTGCTGCACTTTCATGTGTATCAAGCTTGCCAGTGTCAAAAGAACAAGACGACGCCATAGAAGAAGAGACCTAGAAGAAGAACTcgaaagtgaagaagaagcaaaacaTCGATATGGGTCATCAAGTGATTCGAGCAACAACTCCGAAAAGATCGAGTCGAGAAGGAGAAAACGGGTGTCTCGCAAACAAAGGAGGAGCCACAGAGGTTCTCAAACGAGTAAGACATTGAGGCCAACGTTCCATGGAATTCGAGTGAGAAGCGGTAGAGTGTTGGTCTATAGTAAGCATGGATCATCCAAGTTCGTGCAGAAAGAAAGGAAGTATAGAAGAGGAAGACAAATACGAGGGTAA
- the LOC111789202 gene encoding uncharacterized protein LOC111789202 — MDVDEFYRQPAAVPFKWEIKPGVPRNHHRLHPFPTHSPQQHKKLKPPPAVTATQFHRSSNSLRTRSDRWSSTQSKLAQPEQVLVGCFSSPLPNRKATKIVNRKPEPDYASELETLPRWSVSSKKSISPFRNSVSSSPSSSRSSYQSSPRPTSDSEWAGFGLF, encoded by the coding sequence ATGGACGTCGATGAATTTTACCGGCAACCGGCTGCCGTTCCTTTCAAATGGGAGATCAAACCTGGCGTCCCCAGGAACCACCACCGCCTCCACCCTTTCCCCACTCACTCTCCTCAACAACACAAGAAGCTAAAGCCTCCTCCTGCTGTAACTGCAACCCAATTCCACCGTTCTTCCAACTCCCTCCGAACCCGGTCCGACCGATGGTCTTCCACCCAGTCCAAACTTGCCCAACCCGAGCAGGTCTTGGTCGGTTGCTTCTCCTCGCCTTTGCCGAACCGGAAAGCGACCAAGATTGTGAACAGGAAACCCGAACCGGATTACGCCTCTGAGTTGGAGACTTTGCCGCGGTGGTCGGTTTCCAGTAAGAAGTCGATTTCGCCGTTCAGAAATTCGGTTTCGTCGTCGCCGTCGTCGTCGCGTTCGTCGTACCAGTCATCGCCCCGTCCGACTAGTGATTCTGAGTGGGCCGGGTTTGGGCTCTTTTGA
- the LOC111787646 gene encoding probable receptor-like protein kinase At1g11050: MSAHYLCLTLLSILFIVPSSSSSSSSSLCPIDFTYVQTIPWDTTSCNRQNAAAPCCQTLLSLFGIGLAQHLKDTSLFHLPNFKSSSSCLTSFQSKLSSISLPSSLVPNCFLNPSQFAANSSNCAGILSTHDWVARVGSTTPVDTACGGDLTGLTHCGTCVDAGMKLTSRLMGLDPNGTKCFYFTVLYAAGIANEFGPKDTRVASCIMGLPLKASKMNRASLLSRNALMAVGFGFTFLVVVAVLVLRSKKKWFKEQEQEQKLRHFGAKWFSITELEKATNGFSQRNLIGQGADGFVYKGKISDGSLVAVKQIIDLDSKRDEDFTNEVEIISKMKHRNLLSLRGCCIENYSKFKPQKRKFLVYDFMPNGNLSDHLFIKNNNKNPLTWPQRKAIILDIARGLNYLHYGTKPAIYHRDIKPTNILLDSEWRARLADFGLAKQSKEGQSHLTTRVAGTRGYLAPEYGLYGQLTEKSDVYSFGIVILEMMSGRKVLESWDLITDWAWKLVGNVEAIFEESIRGEGAKGVMERFVHVGLLCAHVNVAFRPTIDEALKMLEGDIEIPQLPNRPLPLSHHSMVSLQFAPPSSSSHHFIV, from the coding sequence ATGTCGGCCCACTACCTCTGTCTCACCCTCCTCTCAATCCTCTTCATcgtcccttcttcttcttcttcttcttcttcttctctctgccCCATAGACTTCACTTACGTCCAAACCATCCCGTGGGACACTACCAGCTGCAACCGCCAAAACGCCGCCGCCCCCTGCTGTCAAACCCTTCTCAGCCTCTTCGGCATCGGCCTAGCCCAACACCTCAAAGACACTTCCCTTTTCCACCTCCCCAATTTCAAGTCCTCTTCTTCATGTCTCACCTCTTTCCAATCCAAGCTCTCTTCAATCTCCCTCCCCTCTTCTCTCGTCCCCAATTGCTTCCTAAACCCATCTCAATTCGCCGCCAATTCCTCCAACTGTGCCGGAATTTTAAGTACTCACGATTGGGTTGCTAGAGTCGGCTCTACAACCCCAGTCGACACCGCGTGCGGTGGCGACTTGACTGGACTGACTCATTGCGGCACCTGTGTCGACGCCGGCATGAAACTCACCTCTCGCCTCATGGGTCTAGACCCAAATGGAACTAAGTGCTTTTATTTCACTGTTCTTTATGCTGCTGGAATTGCCAACGAATTCGGTCCTAAAGATACCAGAGTAGCTTCTTGTATTATGGGGCTGCCATTAAAGGCCTCAAAGATGAACAGAGCATCCCTTCTAAGCAGAAACGCTTTAATGGCGGTGGGTTTTGGGTTTACATTTCTCGTTGTAGTTGCGGTTTTGGTTTTGAGATCCAAGAAGAAATGGttcaaagaacaagaacaagaacagaaacTCCGCCACTTTGGGGCGAAATGGTTCAGTATAACAGAGCTGGAAAAGGCCACAAATGGGTTTTCTCAGAGGAATCTAATCGGCCAAGGCGCCGATGGGTTCGTTTACAAAGGCAAGATTTCAGATGGAAGTTTAGTGGCAGTGAAACAAATCATTGATTTGGATTCAAAAAGGGACGAAGATTTCACAAACGAAGTCGAAATCATCAGCAAAATGAAACACAGAAATCTCCTATCTCTTAGAGGCTGTTGCATAGAAAACTACTCGAAATTCAAACCCCAGAAGAGAAAATTCTTAGTCTATGATTTCATGCCTAATGGGAACCTCAGCGATCATCTCTTcataaaaaacaacaacaaaaacccATTAACATGGCCGCAGAGAAAAGCCATAATTCTCGATATAGCAAGAGGATTAAATTACCTTCATTATGGAACCAAACCGGCGATTTACCACCGCGACATCAAACCCACGAACATCCTTCTGGACTCAGAATGGCGGGCTAGACTGGCGGATTTCGGCTTGGCCAAGCAGAGTAAAGAAGGTCAGTCGCATTTGACGACGAGGGTGGCCGGAACTCGTGGGTATTTGGCGCCGGAGTATGGTTTATACGGGCAGTTGACTGAGAAGAGCGATGTATACAGCTTTGGGATTGTGATTTTGGAGATGATGAGTGGGAGGAAAGTGTTGGAGAGTTGGGATTTGATTACGGATTGGGCTTGGAAGCTTGTGGGGAATGTGGAAGCCATTTTTGAGGAATCGATCCGTGGAGAAGGGGCAAAAGGGGTAATGGAGAGATTTGTTCATGTGGGTTTACTTTGTGCTCATGTGAATGTGGCCTTTAGACCCACCATTGATGAAGCTTTGAAGATGTTGGAAGGTGATATTGAAATTCCACAATTACCAAATCGCCCTTTGCCTCTTTCTCATCATTCCATGGTTTCCTTGCAATTTGCccctccttcatcttcttctcaccATTTCATTGTATAG
- the LOC111788395 gene encoding SWI/SNF complex subunit SWI3C-like translates to MPASPSFPSGSRGKWKKKKRDTQIGRRNNYGNNNNNGSNKHDDDDEDEDLATVENEEMERDNDDSEDPQPTPNSSLQETELLSDDKMRVSEFPQVVKRAVTRPHSSVLAVVAMERESQSKVLSGNPLILENVSYGQLQALSAMPADSPALLDQERVEAGNAAYVITPPSIMEGCGVVKRFGSRVHVVPMHSDWFSPATVHRLERQVVPHFFSGKLPDRTPEKYMEIRNFVVAKYMENPEKRVTVSDCQGLVNGVSNDDLTRIVRFLDHWGIINYCAPTPSCEPWNRSSYLREDMNGEIHVPSAALKPIDSLIKFDKPKCRLKAADIYSARSCHDDNDDLCDLDNRIRERLAESHCSSCSRTVPIVCYQSQKEVDVLLCTDCFHEGKYVAGHSSIDFLRVDMTKDYGELDSENWTDQETLLLLEAIELYNENWNEITEHVGSKSKAQCIIHFLRLSVEDGILENVDVPGVPLSSNSSHGKDNEKSHSNMNGNVAGSSSQDNKEMHDRLPFANSGNPVMALVAFLASAIGPRVAASCAHASLAALSEDSAASSGSIFQVEGSVNPSRTNVEVTHGRDGGSYGKLPNSVKLKDENKAETEVTLLSAERVKVAAKVGLAAAATKAKLFADHEEREIQRLSANIINHQLKRLELKLKQFAEVETFLMKECEQVERTGQRFVAERARMLGVQFGAAGVSSPASLPGVIPPVVNNNRVSSPASRPNVISPPPSQPSVSGYGNNQPLHPHMSYVPRQSMFGLGQRLPLSAIQQQQQQLASTTSSNAMFNGPSNAQASLSHPMMRPVTGSSSGLG, encoded by the exons ATGCCAGCATCTCCTTCCTTCCCATCTG GATCTCgcggaaaatggaagaagaagaagagggacACGCAAATTGGCCGTAGAAACAACTATgggaataataataacaacggAAGCAACAagcatgatgatgatgatgaagatgaagatctTGCCACTGTTGAAAATGAGGAAATGGAACGCGATAACGACGATTCGGAGGACCCTCAGCCGACGCCCAATTCGAGTCTTCAGGAGACTGAGCTCTTGTCGGATGATAAAATGCGAGTCTCCGAGTTTCCTCAGGTGGTCAAGCGGGCTGTCACTCGGCCTCACTCTTCTGTGTTGGCTGTTGTGGCAATGGAGAGGGAAAGTCAAAGTAAGGTGCTGTCTGGGAATCCCTTGATTTTGGAGAATGTGTCTTACGGGCAGCTGCAGGCGCTGTCTGCTATGCCTGCGGATAGTCCGGCTTTGCTGGATCAAGAGAGGGTGGAGGCTGGGAATGCGGCGTATGTGATAACTCCACCATCGATTATGGAAGGTTGTGGCGTGGTCAAGAGGTTTGGGAGTAGAGTTCATGTTGTTCCTATGCACTCAG ATTGGTTTTCACCTGCCACAGTGCATCGACTCGAGAGACAAGTTGTTCCACATTTCTTCTCTGGGAAATTGCCTGACCGCACTCCTGAGAAGTATATGGAAATCCGAAACTTTGTTGTTGCCAAATACATGGAGAATCCTGAGAAAAGGGTCACAGTTTCAGACTGCCAAGGATTGGTTAATGGTGTCAGTAATGACGATTTAACTCGAATTGTTCGATTTCTTGATCATTGGGGTATTATTAACTATTGTGCCCCAACACCTAGTTGTGAACCATGGAATAGAAGTTCATACTTGAGAGAAGATATGAACGGTGAGATTCATGTGCCATCAGCTGCTTTGAAGCCTATTGATAGCTTAATCAAATTTGACAAACCAAAATGTAGGCTCAAGGCAGCCGATATCTATTCGGCACGTTCATGCCATGATGACAATGATGATTTATGTGATTTGGATAACAGAATTCGGGAGCGTCTAGCTGAAAGTCATTGTAGCTCGTGTTCTCGAACAGTTCCCATTGTATGCTACCAATCACAGAAGGAG GTAGATGTTTTACTTTGCACCGACTGCTTCCATGAAGGAAAATATGTTGCTGGTCACTCGAGCATCGATTTTCTGAGGGTGGACATGACGAAAGATTATGGTGAACTAGATAGCGAAAATTGGACCGATCAAGAAACTCTGTTGCTTTTAGAAGCGATAGAATTGTATAATGAGAATTGGAATGAAATAACAGAACATGTTGGGTCCAAGTCTAAAGCTCAATGCATTATACATTTTCTCCGTCTATCAGTTGAAGATGGTATTCTAGAAAATGTTGATGTGCCTGGTGTTCCTCTCTCATCCAATTCTTCACATGGAAAAGATAACGAGAAGTCACATTCAAATATGAATGGAAATGTAGCAG gATCTTCCTCTCAAGACAATAAAGAGATGCATGATAGACTCCCATTTGCTAATTCTGGGAACCCAGTCATGGCGTTG GTTGCTTTTCTTGCATCTGCTATTGGACCAAGAGTTGCTGCATCATGTGCTCATGCATCCTTAGCTGCATTATCTGAGGACAGTGCAGCTTCTTCTGGGAGCATATTTCAAGTGGAAGGTTCTGTGAATCCTAGTAG GACGAATGTGGAGGTCACACATGGCAGAGACGGTGGCTCCTATGGAAAGCTTCCAAATTCAGTCAAGCTAAAAG ATGAGAATAAGGCAGAGACAGAGGTAACACTATTATCTGCTGAAAGAGTTAAAGTTGCAGCAAAAGTAGGTCTTGCTGCCGCTGCAACAAAGGCTAAATTGTTCGCAGACCACGAAGAACGAGAAATCCAACGGCTGTCTGctaatattataaatcatcag TTAAAAAGACTTGAGTTGAAGCTGAAGCAGTTTGCAGAAGTAGAAACCTTCTTGATGAAGGAATGCGAACAAGTCGAGAGGACAGGGCAGAGATTTGTTGCAGAACGAGCTCGAATGTTAGGTGTCCAATTTGGAGCTGCTGGAGTCAGCTCACCTGCGAGTTTACCGGGGGTTATTCCTCCCGTGGTAAACAACAATAGGGTGAGCTCACCTGCGAGTAGGCCGAATGTGATCTCGCCTCCACCATCCCAGCCGAGTGTTTCGGGGTATGGCAACAACCAACCACTTCATCCCCACATGTCGTATGTGCCCAGGCAGTCGATGTTTGGCTTGGGGCAAAGGCTACCTTTGTCAGCAattcagcagcagcagcagcagctggCCTCGACGACTTCATCTAATGCTATGTTCAATGGCCCAAGCAATGCACAGGCTTCTCTCAGTCACCCAATGATGAGGCCAGTTACTGGATCCAGCTCTGGATTAGGCTGA
- the LOC111786117 gene encoding NAC domain-containing protein 2-like, with amino-acid sequence MAADLQLPAGFRFHPTDDELVMHYLCRKCASHPISAPIIAEIDLYKYNPWELPGLAFYGEKEWYFFTPRDRKYPNGSRPNRAAGSGYWKATGADKPIGQPKAVGIKKALVFYAGKAPKGEKTNWIMHEYRLANSDPSARKKNSLRLDDWVLCRIYNKKGVIEKQPPHHGSINSPELNTIGFMESDDQEEKPDVLNVSGRVQSPSSDVMTDYINFELSDSIPRLYTDSSSSEHVVSSEFTSEVQSQPRLKEEFSGFTFNYLDASLEDSFYSQFPTLNQMSPLQDMFMYLQKPF; translated from the exons atgGCCGCCGATTTACAGTTGCCGGCGGGATTTAGGTTTCATCCGACGGACGACGAACTCGTGATGCATTACTTGTGCCGTAAATGTGCATCGCATCCGATTTCGGCGCCGATTATTGCTGAAATCGATCTGTATAAATACAACCCTTGGGAACTACctg GTCTGGCTTTTTATGGAGAGAAGGAGTGGTACTTCTTTACGCCGAGGGATCGGAAGTATCCGAACGGTTCGAGGCCGAACAGGGCTGCTGGTAGTGGTTACTGGAAGGCGACCGGCGCTGATAAACCGATCGGACAGCCGAAGGCCGTCGGGATTAAGAAGGCGCTGGTGTTTTACGCCGGGAAAGCTCCTAAGGGCGAGAAAACGAATTGGATCATGCACGAGTACCGGCTCGCTAATTCGGACCCCTCGGCTCGCAAGAAGAACAGTCTTAGG TTAGACGATTGGGTACTCTGCCGCATATACAACAAAAAAGGAGTAATCGAAAAGCAACCTCCGCACCACGGTTCAATAAACTCGCCGGAATTGAACACAATCGGATTCATGGAAAGCGATGATCAGGAAGAGAAGCCGGATGTTCTCAACGTTTCCGGCCGAGTTCAGTCGCCGTCGTCCGACGTGATGACCGATTACATAAACTTCGAATTATCGGATTCGATTCCTCGTCTTTACACGGATTCGAGCAGCTCCGAGCACGTGGTGTCGTCGGAGTTCACGAGCGAGGTTCAGAGCCAGCCGAGATTGAAGGAAGAGTTCTCTGGATTCACGTTCAATTACCTGGACGCTTCACTGGAGGACTCGTTTTATTCGCAGTTTCCGACATTAAATCAGATGTCGCCATTGCAGGATATGTTCATGTACCTTCAGAAGCCATTTTGA